A genomic window from Methanomassiliicoccus luminyensis B10 includes:
- a CDS encoding ATP-binding protein, whose protein sequence is MSSAQKELEDERLIINNLIISDQFLASQISPVLYELQPASPERAIDGCLKTIHSCPIYLLIVGSEYGNKIKELGDISVTHAEYRHAKDAGASCLVFIKGDSRFKRDEATEAFLKEITDDGLKYKRFGNIVELQKEVRAALVGLLDEKYDILSTSDEDIIAEQTIEATSTFESQTLTSLSWDDLDHGIARRLFESTKESGEPLQADDLVKEAIVRGLIYRNFSDGGHYATATGVLMLARNPSTAFPQVRIMADAYRSTVQDREPRDQEDIWGPLPEMIEKAMSFVDRNTRHPMRVMGLNRVRIDEYPKEALREALVNAVAHRQYEDRGRKIILEVFSDRVVISSPGLPPSPITLAKLRSGNYRPCSRNPLIAQCLSHFQKIEERGSGFMRMRELMFQHGLNNPAISIEDGYFQVTLRGPGENIDQIRVPESRLLVTPAIEATLNERQLAALKEVLTSGSVASGWLVKKFNVAYDTANRDLKGLAGHGILIREGKGRSVKYIMNPKRT, encoded by the coding sequence GTGAGTTCGGCTCAAAAGGAATTGGAGGATGAGCGCCTAATCATCAACAACCTCATAATCTCTGATCAATTCTTAGCTTCTCAAATATCGCCAGTACTGTATGAGCTACAACCCGCCTCTCCGGAAAGAGCGATCGATGGATGCTTAAAAACAATCCACAGTTGTCCAATTTACCTGTTGATAGTAGGAAGTGAATACGGGAATAAAATCAAAGAACTTGGCGATATCTCCGTGACCCATGCTGAGTATCGTCATGCAAAGGATGCTGGAGCATCCTGTCTCGTTTTTATTAAAGGGGATAGCCGATTTAAAAGAGATGAAGCTACAGAGGCTTTTCTAAAGGAAATTACGGATGACGGTTTGAAATATAAGCGCTTTGGGAACATCGTTGAACTCCAGAAAGAGGTTCGTGCTGCCCTCGTCGGGCTACTTGATGAAAAGTATGACATATTGTCAACGAGCGATGAGGACATCATTGCGGAACAAACCATCGAAGCGACCTCAACGTTTGAGTCGCAAACTCTGACCAGCCTTTCCTGGGATGACTTGGATCACGGCATAGCACGAAGATTGTTTGAATCAACAAAGGAGAGTGGGGAACCTCTACAGGCCGACGATCTTGTCAAAGAGGCCATAGTTCGTGGCTTGATCTATCGCAACTTTAGCGATGGCGGGCACTATGCCACTGCTACCGGCGTACTGATGTTGGCGCGTAATCCCTCAACGGCATTTCCTCAGGTTCGAATAATGGCAGATGCTTACCGCTCTACGGTCCAAGACAGAGAGCCCAGAGATCAAGAGGATATATGGGGGCCTTTGCCAGAGATGATTGAAAAGGCAATGTCTTTTGTGGATCGCAATACCCGACATCCGATGAGGGTTATGGGACTGAACCGAGTGAGGATCGACGAATACCCGAAAGAGGCATTGAGAGAGGCTCTGGTAAATGCAGTAGCCCACAGACAATATGAAGATCGAGGTAGGAAAATAATATTGGAGGTTTTTTCAGATAGGGTGGTAATATCTAGCCCCGGTCTTCCTCCATCGCCGATAACACTAGCAAAGCTACGGAGTGGCAATTATCGACCATGCTCACGGAATCCTCTTATTGCCCAGTGCCTGTCCCATTTCCAGAAGATTGAGGAAAGAGGCAGTGGCTTCATGAGAATGCGTGAACTGATGTTTCAACATGGATTGAATAACCCCGCGATAAGCATAGAGGATGGTTATTTTCAAGTTACTCTTCGAGGCCCTGGAGAGAACATCGACCAGATACGCGTGCCTGAGAGCCGACTTCTTGTGACCCCGGCAATAGAGGCGACGTTGAATGAGAGACAACTTGCTGCCTTAAAAGAGGTATTGACCTCAGGATCGGTGGCAAGCGGATGGTTAGTTAAAAAATTCAATGTTGCATATGATACAGCTAATCGGGACCTAAAAGGATTGGCGGGACATGGAATTTTAATCCGGGAAGGCAAGGGAAGATCTGTTAAATACATAATGAATCCGAAAAGGACTTGA
- a CDS encoding phosphate uptake regulator PhoU, translated as METRKVQVTGKSTYVVSLPKKWVTSVQLRNGDSVVLVPLPDGTMLINPKLKKSEREQTKKVIMVDSNDNEQLFRKFIGAYLAGYNLIEFRTNGNSPKNVRQDIRDLTHSVIGPQLIEESSNIMVLRDLLDSSDFSMVKGIKRMYMIARDMHQDAIGILSTRNKDMAEDVQSRDQEVDKLYWMISKQYNQIIRDVFFADKMGVSTIEAQGYLLVARTLERVADHAGRIAANAAKIDEKEELTPKIMAMDSEVIKLMDDAVSSFYQNKFDTANEVVNRAELLSHNIENLSREVLSMRGEATNIVPLAYIVDSIERTRAYASDIGEAAINHYFVMEYNTTMAKTATPTA; from the coding sequence GTGGAAACTAGGAAAGTTCAGGTGACCGGGAAATCGACCTACGTCGTCTCCCTCCCCAAGAAATGGGTGACCAGTGTTCAATTGAGGAACGGGGACAGTGTGGTCCTGGTCCCCCTGCCGGACGGCACCATGCTCATCAACCCCAAGCTCAAGAAGAGCGAGAGGGAGCAGACCAAGAAGGTGATCATGGTCGACTCCAACGACAACGAGCAGCTTTTCAGGAAGTTCATCGGCGCCTACCTCGCCGGGTACAACCTCATCGAGTTCCGCACCAACGGCAACTCGCCCAAGAACGTGCGCCAGGACATAAGGGACCTCACGCACAGCGTCATCGGGCCCCAGCTGATCGAGGAGTCGTCCAACATCATGGTGCTTAGGGACCTTCTCGACTCGAGCGACTTCTCCATGGTCAAGGGCATCAAGCGCATGTACATGATCGCCCGGGACATGCACCAGGACGCCATCGGCATCCTGAGCACCAGGAACAAGGACATGGCCGAGGACGTGCAGTCCCGCGATCAGGAGGTCGACAAGCTGTACTGGATGATCTCCAAGCAGTACAACCAGATCATCAGGGACGTGTTCTTCGCCGACAAGATGGGCGTTTCCACCATCGAGGCGCAGGGCTACCTGCTGGTGGCCAGGACGCTGGAGAGGGTTGCCGACCATGCCGGGCGCATCGCCGCGAACGCGGCCAAGATCGACGAGAAGGAGGAACTCACGCCCAAGATCATGGCCATGGACTCGGAGGTCATCAAGCTCATGGACGACGCGGTCTCGTCGTTCTACCAGAACAAGTTCGACACCGCCAATGAAGTGGTGAACCGCGCCGAGCTTTTGTCACATAACATCGAGAACCTCAGCCGCGAAGTGCTGTCGATGAGGGGGGAGGCGACGAACATCGTGCCCCTGGCATACATCGTGGACAGCATCGAGCGGACGAGGGCGTACGCGTCCGACATCGGCGAGGCGGCCATAAATCACTACTTCGTGATGGAGTACAACACGACGATGGCGAAGACGGCCACACCGACTGCTTGA
- the pstB gene encoding phosphate ABC transporter ATP-binding protein PstB, translating into MNGESVGTPEEGDITGSAISIKDLDLWYGEKQALYGVTMDVPPESITALIGPSGCGKSTLLRCLNRMNDQIQGCRVKGTVLLDEENINDPSTDLIDLRRKVGMVFQRPNPFPFSIYENVAYGCRCAGIRNPPTLDKIVESSLKSAALWGEVEDRLDGPAASLSGGQQQRLCIARALAMRPEVILFDEPCSALDPIATFKIEDLLRQLREEYTIVIVTHNMQQAARVSDRTGYMYLGKLMEYGPTKQVFENPQNESTEKYVSGAFG; encoded by the coding sequence ATGAACGGAGAAAGTGTGGGAACGCCCGAGGAAGGTGACATCACGGGCTCGGCCATATCCATCAAGGACCTGGACCTCTGGTATGGGGAGAAGCAGGCGCTGTACGGGGTGACCATGGACGTCCCGCCGGAGAGCATTACCGCGCTCATCGGCCCGTCCGGATGCGGCAAGTCCACCCTCCTCCGCTGCCTTAACCGCATGAACGACCAGATCCAGGGCTGCCGGGTGAAGGGCACCGTACTTCTTGACGAGGAGAACATCAACGACCCCTCCACCGACCTCATCGACCTCCGCAGGAAGGTGGGCATGGTGTTCCAGAGGCCTAATCCCTTCCCCTTCTCCATCTACGAGAACGTGGCATACGGGTGCAGGTGCGCGGGCATCAGGAACCCGCCGACGCTGGACAAGATCGTGGAATCGTCCCTGAAGAGCGCCGCCCTGTGGGGCGAGGTGGAGGACCGGCTGGACGGGCCGGCCGCAAGCCTCTCCGGGGGGCAGCAGCAGAGGCTGTGCATCGCCCGCGCGCTGGCGATGCGGCCGGAGGTCATATTGTTCGACGAGCCGTGCTCGGCCCTGGACCCCATCGCCACGTTCAAGATCGAGGATCTCCTGAGGCAGCTCCGCGAGGAGTACACCATCGTTATCGTGACGCACAACATGCAGCAGGCCGCCAGGGTGTCGGACCGGACCGGCTACATGTACCTGGGGAAACTGATGGAGTACGGGCCGACCAAGCAGGTGTTCGAGAACCCCCAGAACGAGAGCACCGAGAAGTACGTGTCCGGGGCTTTCGGATAA
- the pstC gene encoding phosphate ABC transporter permease subunit PstC, with translation MAISEKKIMGLILPLHLLTIILLSIYVNSLGLVFILPVIVVCEAIILIYARDNAKLFLFMWQLPFFIVLLLALLVEPNRLLNIDKVPSLAPLLFMGALALMEAIMAAICFLGERAIKPILFGSTATMIAAVFLIVALIGSEGMMGMMENDPIEMLTSTSWSAHYDPDTEGHLYIPMVILQYDFDVSTNNSVVHVQPGVDAILSLIIINKGALGDRYSISVVAGPEVECRLSQDIVTVNGSSASEVPLILCSHTQGSFDVEVQVDGDNGGKRGVDIRLEASNAGIELDHEGEKTIKTGPEGSTGSFPFSVTNTGTEGCNITFVVTASDHFRPSIRGTSSWNYSLSEGYSYLGAGEVGNYSLIPRFLKLEGGIYNVRVDITINGTDVQEIYNLVFDYQSVRYAWSLNDWTLPLHPGTVMEWTVVVGADNRAPYTMLTSIPEGCSVTATVNGTEIPLTTEWNRIKLDNNGTAMVTLLVSASEELTGDSELTMGFRTTGSTQSFGMAGFLAGTAITVAFALLFAVPLALGSAIFLVEYAPGRLRKVIKPIMEILAGIPSVVYGLWGGLTLGPMLSTNLYPFVSSTLGSVIPFFHSESSYMSPSIFTASIVLSIMIFPIIMTLSYDAMYAVPSDLKDASLATGATKWQTIRRVVMVKARSGVIASVVLGMGRAIGETMAVLMIMGCTSRIPGSIFDSVGTMTSAIASQFGETYAYDTSRHGLFAIALILFLIVFVLNLVVLSVTREHGSRRTNFLFKRFKGVKKVIAAKLAKRGRYVDIRSMFKPSERNARFDKYAKWCLYACAAILMVIVAYIMGDVIIRGGSSLRLSYLLEAEFGSGTEGGGFLNAITGSLALVAIAIGLSAPIAVLAAIYSNEYANKNGLIIRMTSFATSTLASTPSIIYGGFGFMLFVLYLGLGFSLIAGGLTLALMAMPLIFMSATEGLKSVPGTFREASYALGVSKWATIKNVILPVSFSSISSGVIIAIGRTIGETAAIILTAGYAAMLTDSLFMSAASLPNMIYKYFNYSFLHPEVGEKLYAAAFVLIMIIIVLNLAARLIASRSQKHMGIDLGNKSW, from the coding sequence ATGGCCATCTCGGAAAAAAAGATAATGGGGCTTATTCTCCCACTTCATCTCCTGACCATTATTCTTCTATCAATATATGTGAATTCCTTGGGCCTGGTGTTCATCCTGCCCGTGATTGTGGTCTGCGAGGCAATCATTCTCATCTATGCAAGGGACAACGCCAAATTGTTCTTATTCATGTGGCAACTGCCATTTTTCATAGTACTGCTCCTAGCCCTGCTGGTTGAACCCAACAGGCTTCTCAATATTGACAAGGTTCCTTCGCTGGCGCCCCTCCTCTTCATGGGGGCCCTGGCTCTCATGGAGGCAATAATGGCGGCAATCTGCTTCCTTGGGGAGAGGGCCATCAAGCCCATCCTCTTCGGGTCTACCGCGACCATGATAGCGGCCGTCTTTCTCATCGTCGCCCTCATAGGCAGCGAGGGGATGATGGGCATGATGGAGAACGATCCGATAGAGATGCTGACCTCCACCAGTTGGTCAGCTCACTATGACCCTGACACCGAAGGTCATCTCTACATCCCCATGGTGATCCTGCAATACGATTTCGACGTGAGCACGAACAACAGCGTCGTGCACGTCCAGCCTGGTGTAGATGCCATACTATCTCTTATCATAATTAACAAAGGCGCCCTAGGGGATCGGTACAGCATCAGCGTGGTCGCAGGCCCCGAGGTCGAATGCCGACTTTCCCAGGACATCGTAACGGTCAACGGCAGCAGCGCGTCGGAGGTCCCGCTGATCTTGTGCTCACACACGCAGGGTTCATTTGATGTCGAAGTACAAGTGGATGGCGATAACGGCGGGAAGAGGGGCGTAGATATTAGACTGGAAGCATCGAATGCAGGCATAGAACTTGATCATGAGGGCGAGAAGACCATCAAAACCGGCCCCGAAGGGTCAACGGGCTCTTTTCCGTTCAGCGTAACCAACACCGGCACTGAGGGATGCAACATCACCTTCGTAGTGACGGCGTCGGACCATTTCCGCCCATCCATAAGGGGTACATCTAGTTGGAATTACTCGCTGAGTGAAGGCTATTCCTACCTGGGGGCAGGGGAGGTTGGTAACTACTCCCTCATACCTCGCTTCCTGAAGTTGGAGGGTGGTATATATAATGTCAGGGTCGACATCACCATTAATGGTACGGATGTTCAAGAGATTTACAATCTGGTCTTCGACTATCAGTCAGTTAGGTATGCCTGGTCGCTGAACGATTGGACCCTGCCGCTCCACCCCGGCACGGTCATGGAATGGACTGTCGTGGTGGGAGCGGACAATCGTGCGCCCTACACCATGTTGACCTCCATTCCGGAAGGATGCTCTGTGACGGCGACCGTCAACGGGACCGAGATCCCGCTCACGACCGAGTGGAATCGGATAAAGCTTGACAACAATGGCACCGCCATGGTCACCCTGCTCGTGTCCGCGTCCGAGGAGTTAACAGGAGATTCGGAACTGACCATGGGGTTCAGAACGACCGGGAGCACGCAATCCTTCGGGATGGCGGGATTCCTGGCGGGAACGGCTATAACGGTTGCGTTCGCTCTTCTCTTCGCCGTGCCATTAGCCCTGGGAAGTGCGATCTTCTTGGTGGAGTACGCACCGGGTCGGCTTCGAAAAGTGATAAAACCGATTATGGAAATCCTGGCAGGTATCCCGTCGGTCGTCTACGGCCTATGGGGAGGATTGACACTAGGACCAATGTTATCGACCAACCTCTATCCGTTCGTCAGTTCGACCCTGGGTTCCGTCATTCCATTTTTTCATTCCGAAAGTTCGTACATGTCCCCATCGATATTCACCGCCTCGATCGTGTTGTCCATAATGATCTTCCCGATAATAATGACCCTTTCATACGATGCGATGTACGCAGTGCCATCGGACCTTAAGGACGCCTCGCTGGCGACCGGAGCGACTAAGTGGCAGACCATACGAAGGGTGGTGATGGTGAAGGCCAGATCGGGCGTGATCGCCTCGGTGGTGCTGGGCATGGGCAGAGCCATAGGGGAAACTATGGCCGTGCTCATGATAATGGGATGCACGTCCAGGATCCCGGGCAGCATCTTCGACAGCGTCGGCACCATGACCTCGGCGATTGCCTCGCAGTTCGGGGAGACATACGCATACGATACATCCAGGCATGGCCTCTTCGCTATCGCCCTGATACTCTTCCTTATTGTCTTCGTCCTCAATCTGGTGGTCCTCAGTGTCACTAGGGAGCACGGTAGCCGCCGGACGAACTTCCTGTTCAAGCGGTTCAAAGGGGTTAAAAAGGTCATCGCTGCAAAGTTGGCTAAAAGGGGAAGATATGTGGACATCAGAAGCATGTTCAAACCGAGTGAACGAAACGCTCGGTTCGACAAATATGCTAAATGGTGCCTGTACGCCTGTGCCGCCATCCTCATGGTGATTGTAGCGTACATCATGGGGGATGTGATCATCAGGGGAGGCAGCTCACTCAGGCTCTCGTACTTGTTGGAGGCGGAGTTTGGGTCGGGCACAGAGGGAGGAGGCTTCCTGAATGCCATCACCGGTTCTCTTGCCTTAGTGGCGATAGCCATAGGATTGTCAGCCCCAATAGCGGTACTCGCGGCCATTTACTCGAACGAGTATGCCAACAAGAACGGTCTCATCATTCGGATGACCTCCTTTGCCACGAGCACTCTTGCCAGTACACCCTCCATCATCTACGGAGGGTTCGGTTTCATGCTGTTCGTGCTGTACTTGGGCTTGGGGTTCTCCCTCATCGCAGGTGGACTTACGCTGGCGCTCATGGCCATGCCCCTCATATTCATGAGCGCTACCGAGGGCCTCAAATCGGTCCCGGGCACCTTCCGAGAGGCATCATATGCCCTGGGGGTCTCCAAGTGGGCCACGATAAAGAACGTTATACTGCCGGTCTCGTTCTCATCGATATCGAGCGGGGTGATTATCGCTATCGGCAGGACGATAGGCGAAACGGCAGCCATCATCCTCACTGCTGGCTATGCTGCGATGCTTACCGACAGCTTGTTCATGTCGGCGGCATCGCTGCCGAACATGATCTACAAATATTTCAATTACTCTTTCTTGCATCCAGAAGTCGGTGAAAAGCTCTACGCGGCGGCCTTCGTACTGATCATGATTATCATAGTACTGAATCTGGCGGCCAGGCTGATAGCCTCCAGGTCACAGAAGCATATGGGAATCGATCTCGGGAACAAATCGTGGTGA
- a CDS encoding type II/IV secretion system ATPase subunit, which translates to MLENLSIAVKSRSSKRRSEDSQGRLPLEVRDRELLIKKASELDERYLQKPELSENDLIQEVMAYMRKVRDKKKYDINITYPIAPPFAFVNIIFNKAEGEFNYIVKEPRLKDGEKGTIALLRSKLEATMDNEEVPVIEGEIFTESKVLREYLKTRYEDIIDLYDVDIEERRKPVLLYYLERELLGLGRSDPVLKDPFIEDISCNGPHIPIYIFHRIFGSMKTNVAYESDVELNRYVIKLAQISGKHVSIYAPILDATLLDGSRINLTLGSEVTKKGSTFTIRKFSKDPISPIDLIRFSSVSHLQMAYFWTIIESKKSLLVSGGTASGKTTLLNAICMFIRPEDKIVSIEDTPEIHIDHPNWIQSVSRQGYGAGASGTSVSGVGGGGGGRPGDVTLFDLLVAGLRQRPEYVIVGEVRGKEAFTLFQAISVGHASMSTIHAGTIDELLHRVENEPMNIPRVLFQSLDCVAFQGQVVVGNRRMRRIKSIVEILDVEKDTKNLLTHDVFVWDPKSDKMVFSGRSFLLETIARASGKTADALLEDMKRKEQYLKLMDKKGISNYEQVSKAINDYYVNPAAAIMELDGA; encoded by the coding sequence ATGCTGGAGAACCTTTCGATCGCCGTTAAGTCTAGAAGTTCAAAACGCAGATCCGAGGATTCGCAGGGGAGGCTGCCCCTAGAAGTAAGGGATAGGGAGCTTCTAATAAAGAAGGCCTCTGAGCTTGACGAGAGGTACCTGCAAAAGCCGGAGCTCTCGGAGAACGATCTCATCCAAGAGGTCATGGCATACATGCGAAAGGTGCGGGACAAGAAGAAGTACGATATCAACATTACGTACCCTATCGCCCCTCCCTTCGCGTTTGTCAATATTATCTTCAATAAGGCCGAGGGTGAGTTCAATTACATAGTCAAGGAGCCCAGGCTCAAGGACGGGGAGAAGGGGACCATCGCTCTGCTGAGGTCGAAGCTCGAGGCCACCATGGACAACGAGGAGGTCCCGGTGATTGAGGGTGAGATCTTCACCGAGTCGAAGGTGCTGAGGGAGTACCTCAAGACGAGGTACGAGGACATCATCGACCTCTACGACGTGGACATCGAAGAGAGACGGAAGCCTGTACTGCTATACTACCTGGAAAGAGAACTGCTAGGCCTGGGTCGCAGCGATCCGGTGCTGAAGGACCCCTTCATCGAGGATATTAGCTGCAACGGGCCGCACATCCCCATCTATATCTTCCACCGCATCTTCGGCTCCATGAAGACCAACGTGGCCTACGAGAGCGATGTCGAGCTCAATAGGTATGTCATCAAGCTGGCCCAGATCTCGGGCAAGCATGTTTCCATCTACGCGCCAATCCTCGACGCCACTCTTCTGGACGGTAGCAGGATAAACCTGACCCTGGGCTCCGAGGTCACCAAGAAGGGTTCCACCTTCACCATCCGAAAGTTCTCCAAGGACCCCATCTCGCCCATCGATCTCATCCGCTTCTCCTCGGTGTCGCACCTGCAAATGGCATATTTCTGGACGATTATTGAGAGCAAGAAGTCCCTGCTGGTCTCCGGGGGCACCGCCAGTGGAAAGACCACACTGCTGAACGCCATATGCATGTTCATCCGCCCCGAGGACAAGATCGTCTCCATCGAGGACACCCCGGAAATCCACATCGACCACCCCAACTGGATCCAATCCGTGTCCCGCCAGGGGTATGGTGCCGGGGCTTCCGGAACGAGTGTTTCAGGCGTGGGCGGCGGCGGTGGCGGCAGACCGGGAGATGTCACCCTATTCGACCTGCTAGTAGCAGGACTGAGGCAAAGGCCAGAATATGTCATTGTAGGCGAGGTCCGTGGCAAAGAGGCGTTCACGCTCTTCCAGGCCATTTCGGTGGGCCATGCTTCCATGAGCACCATCCATGCCGGCACCATCGACGAGCTGCTGCACCGTGTGGAGAACGAGCCGATGAACATCCCCAGGGTGCTGTTCCAGAGCCTGGATTGTGTGGCCTTCCAAGGCCAGGTCGTGGTCGGCAACCGGCGCATGAGGCGGATAAAGTCGATCGTAGAAATCCTGGATGTGGAAAAGGACACCAAGAACCTCCTCACCCATGACGTCTTTGTCTGGGACCCTAAGTCGGACAAGATGGTCTTCAGCGGCCGCAGTTTTCTTCTCGAGACCATCGCACGCGCGAGCGGCAAGACTGCCGACGCATTGCTGGAGGACATGAAGCGGAAGGAGCAATACTTGAAGCTGATGGACAAAAAGGGGATTAGCAACTACGAGCAGGTCAGCAAGGCCATCAACGATTACTATGTGAACCCCGCGGCCGCGATCATGGAGCTCGACGGCGCTTGA
- a CDS encoding substrate-binding domain-containing protein — protein sequence MIKNKSMRKMRSDLKAVSPVIATILLVLVAVASAVAFWAIMQSWQDDQSEKLGTVDIGDDTLTGKIKVAGSTTVYPMMDLAAKNFMNINPQVKITVQGGGSGAGVTGVTTGTADIGMISKAWTDGETYPSIVATTIAHDGVVIIISDKAAEKHGITDAMLEAMETADIMGVYGVAYKTSDDKTLVEATTTSIDTWGELVVALGGTYTGEDADAPINTYQRSEESGTEEGFVQKVMGASDKQLPKFCEAEGKDGNPGMIQAVSADEDGIGFTSYGMAASNSGLMSFWLNGVECTPESVEAELADKNDPEGYDGSRPLVVLTNGAPSGIVKTFIDYILDETNNVAICSAEGYISLYA from the coding sequence ATGATAAAGAACAAATCTATGAGGAAGATGAGGAGCGACCTGAAGGCCGTCTCCCCGGTCATCGCCACCATTCTGCTGGTGCTCGTGGCGGTCGCTTCCGCCGTCGCCTTCTGGGCGATCATGCAAAGCTGGCAGGACGATCAGTCCGAAAAGCTCGGGACCGTAGACATCGGTGACGACACCCTTACTGGAAAGATTAAGGTTGCCGGAAGCACCACTGTCTATCCGATGATGGATCTCGCGGCTAAGAACTTCATGAACATAAACCCGCAGGTTAAGATTACCGTTCAGGGCGGCGGGTCCGGCGCTGGCGTCACCGGTGTCACCACTGGGACTGCTGACATCGGCATGATTTCCAAGGCCTGGACCGACGGTGAAACCTATCCCTCTATCGTGGCCACCACCATCGCCCACGATGGCGTTGTCATCATCATCTCCGACAAGGCTGCGGAGAAGCACGGGATCACCGATGCGATGTTGGAGGCAATGGAGACCGCGGACATCATGGGAGTCTATGGTGTGGCTTATAAGACTTCCGACGACAAGACCCTCGTTGAGGCAACCACCACTTCGATTGACACCTGGGGTGAGCTCGTTGTTGCTCTTGGTGGCACCTACACTGGTGAGGATGCTGACGCCCCCATTAATACCTACCAGAGGTCTGAGGAGTCCGGCACCGAGGAAGGCTTCGTCCAGAAGGTTATGGGCGCTTCTGACAAGCAGCTCCCCAAATTCTGTGAGGCTGAGGGCAAGGACGGCAACCCAGGCATGATCCAGGCGGTCAGCGCTGACGAGGACGGTATAGGTTTCACCTCCTATGGGATGGCTGCTTCTAACAGTGGTCTGATGTCCTTCTGGCTCAACGGCGTGGAGTGCACCCCTGAGAGCGTGGAAGCGGAGCTTGCCGACAAGAATGATCCTGAGGGCTATGATGGCTCCAGGCCCCTGGTCGTCCTGACCAATGGTGCCCCCAGTGGCATCGTCAAGACCTTCATCGACTACATCCTCGATGAGACCAACAACGTGGCCATCTGTTCCGCCGAAGGCTACATCTCTCTGTACGCTTAA